A window of Malania oleifera isolate guangnan ecotype guangnan chromosome 5, ASM2987363v1, whole genome shotgun sequence contains these coding sequences:
- the LOC131155525 gene encoding probable xyloglucan glycosyltransferase 6 has translation MSRPPNYEFQEWWNKQREKNDAGDLFLAKSENPSWLTVEIRSPAADRTVGKERTRSARQLYWVCLLRFQQLAGYLAWVTNGFISLLRTANRRISSSEDAPVVSRSESRLYRAIKVFLILVLMLLCFELLAYFKGWHFSPPSVGSAEVLGFVGLVYAKWLEIRANYLAPPLQSLTNVCIVLFLIQSVDRVVLMLGCFWIKFRRIKPVAVMEFSADVENENAQDYPMVLVQIPMCNEKEVYQQSIAAVCIQDWPKEKMLVQVLDDSDDLDVQLLIKAEVQKWQQRGVRILYRHRLIRTGYKAGNLKSAMNCDYVKDYEFVAIFDADFQPGPDFLKKTIPYFKGNDDLALVQTRWAFVNKDENLLTRLQNINLSFHFEVEQQVNGVFINFFGFNGTAGVWRIKALEDCGGWLERTTVEDMDVAVRAHLCGWKFIYLDDVKCLCELPESYEAYKKQQHRWHSGPMQLFRLCFFDILHSKVSLAKKANLIFLFFLLRKLILPFYSFTLFCIILPLTMFLPEAQLPAWVVCYVPGIMSILNILPAPRSFPFIVPYLLFENTMSVTKFNAMISGLFRFGSSYEWVVTKKLGRSSEADLVAFAEKESDPLVESPNLHRSSSESGLDELNKLEMTKKTGKTKRNRLYRKELTLAFILLTASVRSLLSAQGIHFYFLLFQGITFLVVGLDLIGEQVS, from the exons ATGTCTCGGCCTCCGAACTACGAGTTTCAGGAATGGTGGAACAAGCAGAGAGAGAAGAACGATGCCGGCGATCTTTTTCTTGCCAAATCCGAAAACCCTAGCTGGTTGACGGTCGAGATCCGGAGCCCCGCCGCCGATCGGACGGTCGGGAAGGAGCGAACGCGCAGCGCGCGCCAGCTCTACTGGGTCTGCCTCTTGAGATTCCAGCAGCTAGCCGGTTATCTGGCTTGGGTCACTAATGGATTCATTTCCCTTCTCCGCACCGCGAACCGGCGGATCAGTTCATCCGAAGACGCGCCCGTGGTTTCGCGATCCGAGTCGCGGTTGTATCGAGCGATTAAAGTGTTTTTGATTCTTGTGTTGATGTTGTTGTGCTTTGAGCTCCTAGCGTACTTCAAAGGATGGCATTTTAGTCCTCCGTCCGTGGGGTCAGCGGAGGTGCTTGGCTTCGTTGGGCTTGTCTATGCAAAGTGGCTCGAGATCAGGGCGAATTATTTGGCGCCGCCGTTGCAGAGTTTGACCAATGTGTGTATTGTTCTCTTCTTGATTCAGTCGGTGGATCGTGTAGTTTTGATGCTCGGGTGCTTTTGGATCAAGTTTCGGAGGATAAAGCCCGTGGCTGTAATGGAATTTTCAGCTGACGTGGAGAACGAGAATGCACAGGATTACCCAATGGTGCTGGTGCAGATCCCAATGTGCAATGAGAAGGAG GTCTACCAACAATCCATTGCTGCAGTGTGTATCCAAGATTGGCCGAAGGAAAAAATGCTTGTTCAAGTTCTGGATGATTCTGATGATTTGGACGTTCAACTCCTCATCAAAGCAGAAGTTCAAAAATGGCAGCAGAGGGGTGTACGCATATTGTATAGGCATCGTCTTATACGCACAGGCTATAAGGCAGGAAATCTCAAATCTGCTATGAACTGCGATTATGTAAAGGACTATGaatttgttgcaatatttgaTGCTGATTTTCAACCGGGGCCTGATTTCTTGAAGAAAACTATTCCTTATTTCAAG GGGAATGATGATCTGGCATTGGTTCAAACAAGATGGGCCTTCGTAAATAAGGATGAAAACTTGCTTACGAGATTGCAAAACATAAACTTGTCCTTTCACTTTGAAGTTGAACAACAGGTCAATGGTGTGTTCATCAACTTTTTTGGTTTCAACGGAACTGCTGGTGTATGGAGAATCAAAGCACTTGAGGACTGTGGTGGGTGGTTGGAACGAACAACTGTTGAGGACATGGATGTTGCTGTTCGTGCTCACCTTTGTGGATGGAAGTTCATATATTTGGATGATGTTAAG TGCCTTTGTGAACTACCAGAATCTTATGAGGCATACAAGAAACAGCAACACCGCTGGCATTCGGGTCCAATGCAATTGTTTCGCTTGTGCTTCTTTGACATACTTCATTCAAAG GTGAGTTTAGCCAAGAAGGccaatttgatatttcttttctTCCTCCTTCGGAAGCTTATCCTCCCCTTCTATTCATTTACTCTGTTCTGCATTATTCTCCCTCTGACCATGTTTCTACCAGAAGCTCAATTACCGGCTTGGGTGGTCTGTTATGTCCCTGGAATCATGTCCATCTTGAATATCCTTCCAGCACCACGCTCATTCCCATTTATAGTCCCGTACCTTCTCTTTGAAAACACTATGTCTGTGACCAAATTCAATGCCATGATATCAGGACTTTTTCGATTCGGGAGTTCTTATGAATGGGTAGTTACAAAGAAATTGGGAAGATCATCAGAGGCGGACCTAGTTGCCTTCGCTGAAAAAGAATCTGATCCTTTAGTGGAAAGTCCCAATCTCCACAGGTCATCTTCAGAATCAGGCCTTGATGAGCTGAACAAATTAGAGATGACAAAGAAAACTGGGAAAACTAAAAGAAATCGTTTATACAGGAAGGAACTTACTCTTGCATTTATTTTGTTAACTGCATCAGTGAGAAGCTTGTTGTCGGCTCAGGGGATTCACTTTTACTTCCTGTTGTTTCAAGGCATTACTTTCCTGGTTGTTGGTCTTGATTTGATTGGAGAGCAGGTAAGCTAG